A genomic window from Neoarius graeffei isolate fNeoGra1 chromosome 5, fNeoGra1.pri, whole genome shotgun sequence includes:
- the zgc:158689 gene encoding brain-specific angiogenesis inhibitor 1-associated protein 2, which translates to MSRSDEVNKMTENVYKSILEQFNPSLKNFVTMGKHYEKALTGVTVAAKGYFDALVKLGELASDSQSSKELGDTLFQMAEVHRQIQVQLEDVLKLFHSELLSQLEQKLDLDIKFLTATLKKYQSERRSKAESIERCQSQLKKLRRKSHSSRHPNKYGDREMQFVELMSRRQTELDSLVAVGYRSALTEERRRYCFLVDRQCSVAKLLINYHNKVRELLSQKLSSWQQSCSQPTKLPERALNLLRHTAPQGAGASGIAEVLRHTKLGSAQSGEQRLSIQEVLPLLNGDTSSRAQQQRGGPSVSSDPTPHSLSIQNSTTHNTSTSSSTAHPQTTSAQPESVSSLLSPPSGSAFLPLSPASASSLHSLQGLAPPPNAPHTPPLPHSAPLSRALTPVPPSAFSPPAHNPLLLKAADIYATSTLPLPRKQPNELRTGFMGSTLPRVLPLCPPLRVEALFAHSPSSSDRAEKGERGGSCLLPFLPGDVMNLLISEPRDGWHYGQNERTGRKGWFPFSYTQPFPNTSPPTQHDAASSPGLSKLNSTSMGQLDRLPPAGEFVKLSPDSEEERGISTFRPRPYSMVNPDIRRMSPGHTEQKGKEQFPSDRSSPPPSPTRTNPFAHIRLRKTVTNDRSAPLIE; encoded by the exons ATGTCAAGATCTGACGAGGTGAACAAAATGACAGAAAATGTCTACAAG agcatCCTGGAGCAGTTTAACCCCAGTTTGAAGAACTTTGTGACTATGGGGAAACACTATGAGAAAGCACTGACAG GAGTGACTGTTGCAGCAAAAGGCTACTTCGATGCTCTGGTTAAACTGGGAGAACTGGCCAGTGACAGCCAGAGCTCAAAAGAACTGG GTGACACGTTGTTCCAGATGGCCGAAGTGCACAGACAGATCCAGGTGCAGTTAGAGGACGTG cTGAAGCTGTTTCACTCCGAACTTCTCTCTCAGCTGGAACAGAAACTTGACCTGGATATTAAATTCCTCACT GCGACACTGAAGAAATACCAGAGTGAGCGGCGATCAAAGGCGGAGTCGATTGAACGCTGCCAATCACAGCTGAAGAAACTGCGCAGGAAGAGTCACAGCAGCCGCCACCCGAATAAATACGGAGACCGAGAGATGCAG TTTGTGGAGCTGATGAGTCGCAGGCAGACGGAGTTGGACTCTCTGGTAGCTGTGGGTTATCGCTCGGCTCTcacagaggagaggaggaggTACTGCTTCCTCGTGGATCGTCAGTGCTCTGTCGCCAAGCTGCTAATAAATTACCACAACAAG GTGCGTGAACTCCTGTCACAAAAGTTGTCATCCTGGCAGCAGTCATGTTCCCAGCCAACAAAATTACCAGAGCGAGCGCTGAACCTGCTGCGTCACACGGCCCCTCAGGGTGCCGGGGCTTCTGGGATAGCAGAAGTCCTCCGACACACGAAACTGGGCTCTGCTCAGTCTGGTGAACAG AGGCTGTCCATACAGGAAGTCCTGCCCCTTCTGAACGGTGACACCAGCAGTCGCGCCCAACAACAGCGCGGTGGACCGTCTGTCTCATCTGATCCGACCCCACATTCCCTCTCCATTCAAAACAGCACCACCCACAACACCAGCACATCATCTAGCACCGCCCACCCACAGACTACCTCTGCGCAGCCAGAAAGTGTTTCTAGCTTGCTTTCTCCACCCTCTGGTTCTGCATTTCTCCCTCTTAGCCCCGCTTCTGCTTCGTCCCTTCATTCTCTGCAAGGCCTAGCTCCGCCTCCTAACGCCCCTCACACTCCTCCATTGCCCCATAGTGCACCCCTCTCTCGTGCCCTCACTCCCGTGCCACCCTCTGCTTTCTCTCCTCCGGCCCATAACCCTTTGTTGCTCAAGGCTGCGGACATCTACGCAACCTCGACGCTGCCGTTACCAAGGAAACAGCCGAATGAGCTGCGGACAGGATTTATGG GTTCCACCCTACCCcgcgttctccctctctgtcctcCACTCCGCGTGGAGGCGCTGTTCGCTCACTCGCCCAGCTCGAGTGACCGAGcagaaaaaggagagagaggaggctcGTGTCTGCTGCCCTTCCTTCCCGGAGACGTCATGAATCTTCTAATCAGCGAGCCGAGAGATGGCTGGCACTATGGACAGAATGAAAGAACAGGACG GAAAGGCTGGTTTCCCTTCTCCTACACACAGCCGTTCCCAAACACATCGCCACCGACGCAGCACGACGCTGCCAG TTCTCCGGGCCTGTCCAAGTTGAACAGTACGAGTATGGGGCAGTTAGACAGGCTGCCCCCTGCAGGTGAGTTTGTGAAGCTCAGCCCAGACTCGGAGGAGGAGCGGGGGATCAGCACGTTTAGGCCACGCCCCTACAGCATGGTGAACCCTGACATCAGGCGGATGAGTCCTGGACACACCGAGCAGAAGGGCAAAGAGCAG TTCCCCAGTGATCGCTCGTCTCCACCGCCGTCTCCCACCAG GACCAATCCATTCGCTCATATCCGTCTGAGGAAGACGGTGACCAACGATCGCTCGGCTCCGCTTATCGAGTAG